Proteins encoded by one window of Roseibium sp. Sym1:
- a CDS encoding DUF1287 domain-containing protein has product MKRRVFLIGTGLLTCGSMLGTAATPAKAIGQEPEPWAGKLIAAAENQIGITLTYDPAYVGLAFPNGDIPRERGVCTDVVIRAYRDAFGFDLQRAVNRDMKAHFSRYPKIWGLKGPDRNIDHRRVPNLQTFFRRKGAALPVSDRAGDYVPGDIVSQMLPGNLPHIAIVTHRMSADGERPMLVHNIGAGTRLEDRLFDFEITGRYRFKPA; this is encoded by the coding sequence ATGAAGCGGCGCGTTTTCCTGATCGGTACCGGATTGCTGACATGCGGGAGCATGCTCGGCACTGCGGCCACTCCGGCAAAAGCCATCGGGCAGGAACCTGAACCCTGGGCCGGGAAACTGATTGCCGCCGCTGAAAACCAGATCGGCATCACACTGACCTACGATCCCGCCTATGTCGGACTCGCCTTTCCGAACGGAGACATTCCCAGGGAACGCGGGGTTTGCACCGATGTCGTGATCCGGGCCTACCGGGACGCCTTCGGCTTCGACCTGCAGCGCGCGGTCAACCGGGACATGAAGGCGCATTTTTCCAGATATCCGAAGATATGGGGCCTGAAGGGTCCGGACCGCAACATCGACCACCGGCGCGTGCCAAACCTTCAGACGTTCTTTCGCCGCAAGGGCGCCGCCCTGCCCGTCAGCGACCGTGCGGGTGACTATGTGCCCGGCGACATCGTCTCCCAGATGCTGCCCGGCAACCTTCCCCATATCGCCATCGTCACGCACCGGATGTCCGCCGACGGAGAGCGCCCCATGCTGGTCCACAATATCGGCGCCGGAACACGGCTGGAGGACCGGCTGTTCGATTTCGAGATCACGGGCCGGTACCGGTTCAAGCCGGCATGA
- a CDS encoding sensor domain-containing diguanylate cyclase, translated as MVSSVLLLQFSAACAQESLSYAQAFLNHSASMLLIDPDTGAILDANKAAQAFYGYDRATLRNMAIQDINQLTPDQVKAERQLAKSENRNYFIFRHKRADGSVRSVEVHSTPVNYRGEPALLSIVHDISADVDRQEQLWHYKNRLEEMVDRKSAELASAYRASNQWMLALIVTLGVSLVAVFFLLLERGAAHRKLRSSELRLREIIFGTNVGTWERNVQTGEAIYNDRWADIVGYSLEELEPVTPATWERLAHPDDVKKSRMKLEEVFSGQKEAYDCEIRMRHKDGNWVWVLDRGRVVEWTGDGKALRMSGTHSDITRLKQTEEKVRRLAMTDYLTGLSNRAHFSECLEDNVRIADREQRKFALMMLDLNTFKPVNDSHGHPVGDALLQSVAETIKRCTRDGDIVTRIGGDEFAVIIGDYCGEDDVVSCARRIYSEISKPTEIQSKSIQISVSIGISYFPDDADTAADLIKCADQAMYQAKKSGANVMTHKSFRMRVAS; from the coding sequence ATGGTTTCTTCGGTGCTCCTGCTGCAGTTTTCCGCTGCCTGCGCACAGGAAAGCCTGTCCTATGCACAGGCCTTTCTCAATCACAGTGCCAGCATGCTGCTGATCGATCCGGACACAGGTGCGATCCTCGACGCCAACAAGGCGGCGCAGGCTTTTTACGGCTACGACCGAGCCACCCTGCGGAACATGGCCATCCAGGACATCAATCAGTTGACGCCGGACCAGGTGAAGGCGGAGCGCCAGCTGGCGAAATCCGAAAACCGGAACTATTTCATCTTCCGTCACAAGCGCGCCGATGGCTCCGTGCGCAGCGTGGAAGTGCATTCGACACCAGTGAACTACCGGGGCGAACCGGCTTTGCTCTCGATCGTGCACGACATCTCTGCCGACGTGGACCGCCAGGAGCAACTCTGGCACTACAAGAACCGTCTTGAGGAGATGGTCGACCGGAAGAGTGCGGAGCTGGCCTCCGCCTATCGGGCGAGCAACCAGTGGATGCTGGCTCTGATTGTCACTTTGGGTGTCTCGCTCGTTGCCGTCTTCTTCCTGCTGCTGGAACGCGGTGCCGCACATCGCAAGTTACGGTCATCCGAATTGCGGCTTCGGGAAATCATCTTTGGAACCAATGTCGGTACCTGGGAACGGAACGTTCAGACCGGCGAAGCAATCTACAATGATCGCTGGGCGGACATCGTCGGATACAGTCTTGAGGAACTGGAGCCCGTCACCCCGGCAACCTGGGAGCGCCTTGCCCATCCGGACGATGTCAAAAAGTCCCGGATGAAGCTTGAGGAAGTCTTCTCCGGCCAGAAGGAAGCCTACGACTGCGAGATCCGCATGCGGCACAAGGACGGGAACTGGGTCTGGGTGCTGGACCGCGGCCGTGTGGTCGAATGGACCGGCGACGGCAAAGCGTTGCGCATGTCGGGCACCCATTCGGACATCACGCGGCTGAAGCAGACCGAAGAAAAAGTCAGGCGTCTTGCCATGACCGACTATCTGACCGGGCTCTCCAACAGGGCTCATTTCAGCGAGTGCCTGGAGGACAATGTCCGGATCGCGGATCGGGAACAGCGCAAGTTCGCGCTGATGATGCTGGACCTGAACACGTTCAAGCCGGTCAACGACAGCCATGGCCATCCCGTGGGTGACGCCCTGTTGCAGTCTGTGGCCGAAACCATCAAGAGATGCACCCGGGACGGCGATATCGTCACCCGGATCGGCGGAGACGAATTCGCGGTCATCATCGGCGACTATTGCGGCGAGGACGATGTTGTCTCCTGTGCCCGGCGCATCTATTCCGAAATCTCCAAGCCGACGGAGATCCAGAGCAAGTCGATCCAGATCAGTGTCAGCATCGGCATTTCCTATTTCCCGGACGATGCCGATACCGCGGCAGACCTGATCAAATGTGCCGACCAGGCCATGTATCAGGCCAAGAAAAGCGGCGCCAACGTCATGACCCACAAGAGCTTCCGGATGCGCGTGGCGAGCTGA
- a CDS encoding class I SAM-dependent methyltransferase: protein MDIQVHDNPAAAMWGSTGAAYDGISFGLSDTISHCVQMLWPRPAERILDIGTGTGWAARLAAQRGARVTGIDISPGMLHAAEKLSKGLDPLPDFLKAPAEALPFEDGEFDGLVSTYGIIFSGVPDNAIAEMMRVLRPGGRFALATWADETEGYIPRFFRLIASFSSAPPPPVSPFAWGNPDWLAAALGRDFAIATRKQTTVLYAPDAETVWQEYLKGFGPVAATHASLDGTGQAAFRDAFMDMHRQYATNAGLVVPRQAVLVKGTRL from the coding sequence ATGGATATTCAGGTCCACGACAATCCGGCAGCCGCGATGTGGGGCAGCACCGGTGCCGCCTATGACGGCATCTCCTTCGGCCTTTCGGACACGATTTCCCATTGCGTGCAGATGCTCTGGCCGCGGCCGGCGGAACGGATCCTGGACATCGGCACAGGCACCGGCTGGGCCGCGCGCCTCGCGGCGCAGCGCGGCGCCAGGGTCACGGGTATCGACATCTCTCCGGGGATGCTTCACGCCGCGGAAAAACTGTCAAAGGGGTTGGATCCCCTGCCGGACTTCCTGAAGGCCCCGGCAGAAGCCCTGCCCTTCGAGGACGGTGAATTCGATGGCCTTGTTTCCACCTACGGGATCATCTTTTCGGGCGTGCCGGACAATGCCATTGCCGAAATGATGCGCGTTCTCAGGCCGGGGGGCCGGTTCGCCCTTGCCACATGGGCGGACGAAACGGAGGGATACATCCCGCGTTTCTTCCGCCTGATCGCCTCTTTTTCAAGTGCGCCGCCTCCCCCGGTCTCGCCCTTCGCATGGGGCAATCCGGACTGGCTGGCCGCGGCCCTTGGCAGGGATTTTGCGATTGCCACCCGGAAGCAGACGACGGTTCTATACGCGCCGGACGCAGAGACGGTGTGGCAGGAATACCTGAAAGGCTTCGGTCCCGTTGCCGCCACCCACGCCTCTCTTGACGGCACGGGACAGGCGGCCTTCAGGGACGCCTTCATGGACATGCACAGGCAATACGCGACAAATGCCGGTCTGGTTGTCCCAAGGCAGGCAGTGCTGGTGAAAGGAACGAGGCTCTGA
- a CDS encoding winged helix-turn-helix transcriptional regulator, giving the protein MKSYGQFCPIAKAAEIFCERWTALVLRNLGAGASRFNDIHRGVPHMSATLLTRRLRQLEAEGLVERQRSVSGKSWTYHLTAAGAEFLPLVGALAVWGQRWTRRDLEDGELDLGLLIWGLEYSVNPGVFGTPRRVVKLSVTDQPEHKRRYWFVCEDGTLDLCVSDPGGETDLYLSASLPDLIHIYRGDLPLDVAVDSGRLTVDGPPKLIRKLGAWFNFGVMAGTPPAEGSPARREPRGRETGSPAAISDPGIGDAGTA; this is encoded by the coding sequence ATGAAGAGCTACGGCCAGTTCTGCCCGATTGCCAAGGCCGCTGAGATCTTTTGCGAACGCTGGACGGCCTTGGTCTTGCGCAACCTCGGGGCGGGCGCCAGCCGCTTCAATGACATTCATCGCGGTGTGCCGCACATGTCCGCCACCTTGCTTACGAGGCGCCTGCGCCAGCTGGAAGCCGAGGGCCTCGTGGAACGGCAACGCAGTGTCAGCGGCAAGAGCTGGACCTACCACCTGACGGCGGCGGGTGCCGAGTTCCTGCCACTGGTCGGTGCGCTGGCGGTATGGGGACAGCGCTGGACCCGCCGGGACCTGGAAGACGGGGAACTCGATCTCGGGCTCTTGATCTGGGGCCTGGAATATTCCGTCAATCCGGGGGTTTTCGGGACACCACGGCGGGTCGTCAAACTGTCGGTCACCGACCAGCCGGAGCACAAACGGCGCTACTGGTTTGTCTGCGAGGACGGTACCCTGGACCTTTGTGTCTCCGACCCCGGCGGAGAAACGGATCTCTATCTGTCGGCAAGCCTGCCGGACCTCATCCATATCTATCGCGGCGACCTGCCGCTCGACGTTGCCGTCGACAGTGGCCGTCTCACCGTCGACGGGCCTCCGAAACTGATCCGGAAACTCGGCGCCTGGTTCAATTTCGGCGTCATGGCCGGCACACCGCCGGCCGAGGGCAGTCCGGCCCGGAGGGAGCCGCGCGGCAGGGAGACGGGAAGTCCGGCCGCGATTTCCGACCCCGGCATCGGCGATGCCGGCACGGCCTGA
- a CDS encoding pyridoxamine 5'-phosphate oxidase family protein, giving the protein MTEYKSDPEHIIGDEEALRGLFPAVTPLAVQKCQDVLDKHAQAFIRRSPFLCLGTQDMDGKADVSPRGDPAGFVRILDDKTLAIPDRPGNNRLDSLANIIANPNVGLLFLIPGFDDTLRVNGTATLVTTPDLLADLSVQGREPRLAILVEVREVFLHCAKAFRRSHLWDPEHFQDRGGMPSLARIILDQTNGMPEDENEMRRIDEELEATYKRTLY; this is encoded by the coding sequence ATGACGGAGTACAAGTCTGATCCCGAACATATCATCGGGGATGAAGAGGCCCTTCGCGGCCTGTTTCCGGCGGTCACGCCCCTGGCGGTTCAGAAATGTCAGGATGTGCTCGACAAGCATGCGCAAGCCTTCATTCGCCGTTCCCCTTTCCTCTGCCTTGGCACGCAGGATATGGACGGCAAGGCGGATGTCAGTCCGCGCGGGGATCCGGCCGGTTTTGTCAGGATCCTGGACGACAAGACGCTGGCGATACCGGACCGGCCCGGAAACAACCGTCTGGACAGTCTTGCCAACATCATCGCAAACCCCAATGTCGGGTTGCTGTTCCTCATCCCGGGGTTTGACGACACGCTGCGTGTGAACGGCACGGCAACTCTGGTGACTACCCCGGACCTGCTGGCGGACTTGAGCGTTCAAGGGCGCGAGCCCAGGCTTGCCATCCTTGTCGAGGTGCGCGAGGTGTTCCTGCATTGCGCCAAGGCGTTCCGGCGCTCGCACCTCTGGGATCCGGAGCATTTTCAGGATCGCGGCGGAATGCCCAGTCTTGCAAGGATCATATTGGACCAGACCAACGGCATGCCGGAGGATGAAAACGAGATGCGCCGGATCGACGAGGAGCTCGAGGCGACCTACAAGAGAACGCTTTACTGA
- a CDS encoding PLP-dependent cysteine synthase family protein, giving the protein MDKWVHDAIAKINADAHRSADTHLFKLHGLSCEGVDIYLKDESTHPTGSLKHRLARSLFLYALCNGGIREGTPVIEASSGSTAVSEAYFAQMIGVPFIAVVPRSTAHSKIELIRLYGGEPHYVGSAPEMHDAAAALAAEMGGHFMDQFTYAERATDWRGNNNIAESIFEQMAFEPHPVPRMLIMSAGTGGTSATLGRFIRYRGHDTELTVVDPENSVFHDAFRTGDRSLAANCSSRIEGIGRPAVEHSFLPEVIDRMIKVPDAASVATMLWLERLIGRKAGASTGTNLWGTLKIAREMIERGERGSIVTVMCDSGQRYLDTYYNPDWVAEKFGDLSDYTRELEGWCA; this is encoded by the coding sequence ATGGACAAATGGGTGCATGACGCGATCGCCAAAATCAACGCGGATGCCCACCGTTCCGCCGACACGCATCTGTTCAAGCTGCACGGCCTGAGCTGTGAAGGTGTCGACATCTACCTGAAGGACGAAAGCACTCATCCGACCGGCAGCCTGAAACACCGCCTCGCCCGCTCCCTGTTCCTCTATGCGCTGTGCAACGGCGGGATCCGGGAGGGCACTCCGGTGATCGAAGCCTCGTCGGGCAGCACGGCGGTATCGGAAGCTTATTTCGCCCAGATGATCGGGGTTCCCTTCATTGCGGTGGTGCCGCGATCAACCGCGCACAGCAAGATCGAGCTGATCCGGCTTTATGGCGGCGAACCGCACTATGTCGGCTCCGCCCCGGAAATGCATGACGCCGCCGCGGCCCTGGCCGCGGAGATGGGCGGCCATTTCATGGACCAGTTCACCTATGCCGAAAGGGCAACCGACTGGCGCGGCAACAACAACATTGCCGAGAGCATCTTCGAGCAGATGGCCTTCGAGCCCCATCCCGTCCCGCGGATGCTGATCATGAGCGCCGGCACCGGCGGCACCTCGGCCACGCTTGGCCGTTTCATCCGCTACCGCGGCCACGACACCGAACTGACCGTGGTCGATCCGGAAAACTCGGTCTTCCACGACGCCTTCCGGACAGGCGACCGCAGCCTTGCCGCCAATTGTTCCAGCCGCATCGAGGGGATCGGCCGGCCGGCGGTCGAGCATTCCTTCCTGCCGGAGGTGATCGACCGGATGATCAAGGTGCCCGACGCGGCCAGCGTCGCCACCATGCTGTGGCTCGAAAGGCTGATCGGCCGCAAGGCAGGCGCTTCCACTGGCACCAATCTCTGGGGCACGCTCAAGATTGCCCGGGAAATGATCGAGCGGGGAGAACGGGGCTCCATCGTCACGGTCATGTGCGACAGCGGCCAGCGCTATCTCGATACCTATTACAACCCGGACTGGGTGGCGGAAAAATTCGGAGATCTTTCGGATTACACCCGGGAGCTGGAAGGTTGGTGCGCATAA
- a CDS encoding LuxR C-terminal-related transcriptional regulator, with protein MDELAVLAFENAPIGLAFTENRDIRRCNPRLAEMFGHAPEDLTGASLSILYPSSEEFQYIGRIGQEIMRGTGRYRDERIMRRKCGQLFWCRVRGQSLDPDAPFARAVWSFADISEDRPLAEMSLRERQVAKLLAEGNTTKEIARLLDLSPRTVEVHRARLMKKFSARNSLELVAHIAGIPL; from the coding sequence ATGGACGAATTGGCGGTGCTTGCATTCGAGAACGCTCCGATAGGACTTGCCTTCACGGAGAACCGGGACATTCGGCGCTGCAATCCAAGGCTTGCGGAGATGTTCGGCCATGCGCCCGAAGACCTCACCGGCGCGTCGCTCTCGATCCTCTATCCCTCTTCGGAAGAGTTTCAGTACATTGGCCGCATCGGCCAGGAGATCATGCGCGGCACCGGACGCTATCGGGACGAGCGCATCATGCGCCGCAAGTGCGGCCAGCTGTTCTGGTGCCGGGTACGCGGCCAGTCGCTCGACCCCGACGCCCCCTTTGCCCGGGCCGTCTGGAGTTTCGCCGATATTTCCGAGGACCGGCCGCTCGCCGAGATGAGCCTGCGCGAACGCCAGGTCGCCAAACTCCTGGCGGAAGGCAACACGACAAAGGAAATCGCCCGCCTGCTCGACCTGTCCCCGCGCACGGTGGAGGTGCACCGGGCCCGCCTGATGAAGAAATTCAGCGCCCGCAACAGCCTGGAGCTCGTCGCCCATATTGCGGGAATTCCTCTTTAG